A stretch of Macadamia integrifolia cultivar HAES 741 chromosome 7, SCU_Mint_v3, whole genome shotgun sequence DNA encodes these proteins:
- the LOC122084984 gene encoding coatomer subunit zeta-1-like isoform X1: MLDNHIIVYKFVQDLHFFVTGGDDENELILATVLQGFFDAVALLLRSNVDKREALENLDLILLCLDEIVDGGMVLETDANVIAGKVASHSMDAGAPLSEQTISQALATAREHLTRSLLK, encoded by the exons ATGCTTGATAATCACATCATTGTCTATAAGTTCGTTCAAGACCTACACTTCTTTGTTACTGGAGGTGATGATGAAAATGAGCTCATCTTAGCCACAGTACTTCAGGGATTTTTTGATGCTGTTGCCCTCCTCCTCAG AAGCAATGTAGACAAAAGGGAAGCACTAGAGAACTTGGATCTCATTCTTTTATGCCTTGATGAGATTGTTGATGGAGG TATGGTTCTTGAGACCGATGCAAATGTTATCGCTGGAAAAGTCGCGTCCCATAGCATGGATGCTGGTGCACCCTTGTCAGAGCAG ACTATATCTCAAGCACTAGCCACTGCTCGTGAACATTTAACAAGATCCCTTCTCAAGTGA
- the LOC122084984 gene encoding coatomer subunit zeta-1-like isoform X2: MLDNHIIVYKFVQDLHFFVTGGDDENELILATVLQGFFDAVALLLSNVDKREALENLDLILLCLDEIVDGGMVLETDANVIAGKVASHSMDAGAPLSEQTISQALATAREHLTRSLLK; the protein is encoded by the exons ATGCTTGATAATCACATCATTGTCTATAAGTTCGTTCAAGACCTACACTTCTTTGTTACTGGAGGTGATGATGAAAATGAGCTCATCTTAGCCACAGTACTTCAGGGATTTTTTGATGCTGTTGCCCTCCTCCTCAG CAATGTAGACAAAAGGGAAGCACTAGAGAACTTGGATCTCATTCTTTTATGCCTTGATGAGATTGTTGATGGAGG TATGGTTCTTGAGACCGATGCAAATGTTATCGCTGGAAAAGTCGCGTCCCATAGCATGGATGCTGGTGCACCCTTGTCAGAGCAG ACTATATCTCAAGCACTAGCCACTGCTCGTGAACATTTAACAAGATCCCTTCTCAAGTGA
- the LOC122085162 gene encoding putative UPF0481 protein At3g02645: MTNAIKKKGYDDCQLNRDEIKLLILPMEEKVQEENCDEMKILVESMVEKLEEVSSLLSNYDIYRVPMQLQRVNPDTYTPLSVSIGPLHYNKEHLRTMETHKLRYLKRFLNPPFQKTLDDYVEAMSNLEERARKCYSETMGMVKNEFVKMMVMDGCFILGFLDNIESGANDHFISNVSWYEEIKIDLIKLENQLPFFVLEHLDGLIFPRLPGQYTFSHHIYANLLSSFAKGFHGPTLGSEEQIKSLQLPKGETKHFLHLLHCVLVPPVPSSPVTRRRWKCGEKILPLKYCASELRSAGVKFQKEEMSSDHSPPKKTSLFDITFDMEKGILTIPTIMIDDSTEIILRNLISFEQGQKYCTKYFTAYAYFMSGLIDTPSDVKLLEQKGIITNHLCNTEDIVTLFGNIGKYVTLDARYPYFYGVIKDLEDYHNKSWNKSKASLMQKYFNTPWASISVGAAALLLIFTIIQTTCSILQVKP, encoded by the exons ATGACCAATGctataaagaaaaaaggatatGATGATTGCCAACTGAACAGAGATGAAATCAAGTTACTGATCTTGCCCATGGAGGAAAAAGTACAAGAAGAG AACTGCGATGAAATGAAGATATTGGTGGAGTCCATGGTGGAAAAACTAGAAGAGGTCAGTTCCTTGCTATCCAATTATGATATATACCGAGTTCCCATGCAGCTTCAAAGGGTAAACCCAGATACCTACACACCTCTGTCAGTCTCAATTGGCCCTTTGCACTATAACAAGGAACACCTAAGGACCATGGAGACACATAAGTTGCGCTATTTAAAGCGCTTTCTAAACCCACCCTTTCAGAAAACATTAGATGATTATGTGGAAGCTATGAGTAATTTGGAAGAAAGAGCTCGCAAATGTTATTCAGAAACCATGGGCATGGTAAAAAATGAGTTTGTGAAGATGATGGTGATGGATGGATGTTTTATACTTGGGTTCCTCGATAACATTGAATCAGGAGCGAATGATCATTTCATATCAAATGTTTCATGGTATGAGGAAATTAAGATTGATCTGATTAAGCTTGAAAATCAGCTTCCATTCTTTGTTCTTGAACATTTAGATGGCCTAATCTTTCCAAGGTTGCCCGGCCAATACACCTTCAGTCATCATATCTATGCAAATCTCTTGAGTTCTTTCGCAAAAGGGTTCCATGGCCCAACCCTTGGTAGTGAAGAACAAATAAAATCATTACAATTACCTAAGGGTGAAACAAAgcattttcttcatcttttacaTTGTGTTCTAGTCCCACCAGTCCCATCATCTCCTGTGACGAGGAGGAGGTGGAAATGTGGTGAAAAGATTTTGCCACTTAAGTATTGTGCCTCGGAACTTAGGAGTGCTGGTGTCAAGTTTCAGAAGGAGGAGATGTCGTCTGATCACTCTCCTCCAAAAAAGACATCTTTATTTGACATAACCTTCGACATGGAGAAGGGAATATTGACAATCCCAACTATCATGATCGACGACAGTACAGAAATCATCCTCAGAAATCTTATTTCCTTTGAGCAAGGCCAAAAATACTGTACTAAATATTTCACAGCCTATGCATACTTCATGAGTGGCCTCATTGACACTCCTAGTGATGTCAAATTACTAGAGCAGAAGGGAATTATAACAAACCACCTTTGCAACACAGAAGATATAGTGACCTTATTTGGAAACATTGGCAAATATGTTACCCTGGATGCTCGATATCCTTATTTCTATGGTGTTATCAAGGATTTGGAGGATTATCACAATAAATCATGGAATAAATCAAAGGCGAGTTTGATGCAGAAGTATTTCAACACGCCATGGGCATCGATTTCAGTAGGTGCTGCAGCGTTACTCCTCATCTTCACCATTATACAGACTACTTGTTCCATCTTACAAGTCAAACCTTGA